Proteins encoded within one genomic window of Sphaerisporangium krabiense:
- a CDS encoding GNAT family N-acetyltransferase, whose protein sequence is MPQTPRLILRQWREEDLAPFAVMNADPRVMEHFPATLTRDQSDALAERARARLEEHGFGLWVVEVRESGEFAGFTGLVWQTFPAPFTPAVEVGWRLRPECWGRGYATEAAGAALDHGFGPAGLTEVISMTAVSNVRSQAVMRRLGMTRDPAEDFEHPAVPPGSPLRPHVLYRLRAAEWTRRRAAAPA, encoded by the coding sequence ATGCCGCAGACGCCGCGCCTGATCCTTCGCCAGTGGCGCGAGGAGGACCTGGCCCCCTTCGCCGTGATGAACGCCGACCCCCGGGTGATGGAGCACTTTCCCGCCACGCTGACCCGCGACCAGAGCGACGCGCTGGCCGAGCGGGCGCGGGCGCGCCTGGAGGAGCACGGGTTCGGCCTGTGGGTGGTCGAGGTGCGCGAGAGCGGCGAGTTCGCCGGGTTCACCGGCCTGGTCTGGCAGACCTTCCCGGCGCCGTTCACCCCGGCCGTCGAGGTCGGCTGGCGGCTGCGCCCCGAGTGCTGGGGCCGCGGGTACGCCACCGAGGCGGCCGGCGCGGCGCTGGACCACGGCTTCGGCCCCGCGGGCCTGACGGAGGTGATCTCGATGACCGCGGTGTCCAACGTGCGCTCCCAGGCGGTGATGCGGCGCCTTGGCATGACCCGCGACCCGGCCGAGGACTTCGAGCACCCCGCGGTCCCGCCCGGCAGCCCGCTGCGCCCGCACGTCCTGTACCGGCTGCGCGCGGCCGAGTGGACGCGCCGCCGCGCCGCGGCCCCGGCCTGA
- a CDS encoding tyrosine-type recombinase/integrase: protein MDVPAVRGPGAEAIAREGDPYHAYLASLSGAESRRTMRGCLDRVARLITGDEAATGAGQPWHLLRYEHTVRVRAILAEQGWSPAYVNKHLVALRRVMREAWRLGQMTAEDYHRAADLPTLRHTRLPAGQHVPAEVAGAVLAACDGDDSPAGVRDGALLAVLYSTGCRRAEIAALGLDDYDPAARSLRVRGKRDKERLVYLTREAVARLEAWLAVRGTAPGALFPPVNKAGRLRAPGGRPAPMSGQAIAGILARRLAAAGAAKRTPHDFRRTFIGELLDAGVDLATAQALVGHASPVTTARYDRRPENRRREAVDRLTMPTARPLRPGGP, encoded by the coding sequence GTGGACGTGCCCGCCGTACGCGGCCCCGGCGCCGAGGCGATCGCGCGCGAGGGCGACCCCTACCACGCCTACCTGGCCTCCCTCAGCGGCGCGGAGTCCCGCCGCACCATGCGCGGCTGCCTGGACCGCGTCGCCCGCCTCATCACCGGCGACGAGGCCGCCACCGGCGCGGGCCAGCCCTGGCACCTGCTGCGGTACGAGCACACCGTGCGCGTCCGGGCGATCCTCGCCGAGCAGGGCTGGTCCCCCGCCTACGTCAACAAGCACCTGGTCGCGCTGCGCCGCGTCATGCGCGAGGCCTGGCGCCTGGGGCAGATGACCGCCGAGGACTACCACCGCGCCGCCGACCTGCCGACCCTGCGCCACACGCGCCTGCCGGCCGGGCAGCACGTCCCCGCCGAGGTCGCCGGCGCCGTCCTGGCCGCCTGCGACGGGGACGACTCCCCCGCCGGGGTCCGCGACGGCGCCCTGCTGGCGGTGCTGTACTCCACCGGCTGCCGCCGCGCCGAGATCGCCGCGCTCGGGCTGGACGACTACGACCCCGCCGCCCGCTCCCTGCGCGTGCGCGGCAAGCGCGACAAGGAGCGCCTGGTCTATCTGACCCGCGAGGCCGTGGCGCGCCTGGAGGCCTGGCTCGCGGTGCGCGGGACGGCGCCGGGCGCACTGTTCCCGCCGGTCAACAAGGCCGGGCGGCTGCGCGCCCCCGGCGGGCGGCCCGCCCCGATGAGCGGGCAGGCCATCGCCGGCATCCTGGCCAGGCGGCTGGCCGCCGCCGGGGCTGCCAAGCGCACCCCCCACGACTTCCGCCGCACCTTCATCGGCGAGCTGCTGGACGCCGGGGTGGACCTGGCCACCGCGCAGGCGCTGGTCGGGCACGCCTCCCCCGTCACCACCGCCCGCTACGACCGCCGCCCGGAGAACCGCCGCAGAGAGGCGGTCGACCGCCTGACGATGCCCACCGCCCGCCCCCTCAGACCCGGCGGCCCCTGA
- a CDS encoding MarR family transcriptional regulator: MARHPTHPRRTPAPQTTTGPRSGAPGDRAGQDGVALLEAVEREAAGLAAQSRRLVEALAARAGLRAAEFRCLCALTRHGPLTTRRLAALSGLTSAAAEHAVDRLERHGCAVRAGAPGHVLVHPCHPACRARAEPALRELREAWHPLTRHGADDLALIAALLADGRRLSGLVSVMRAQSPAFTT; encoded by the coding sequence ATGGCCCGCCACCCCACCCACCCCCGCCGCACCCCCGCCCCCCAGACCACCACGGGACCCCGGTCCGGCGCCCCCGGCGACAGGGCGGGACAGGACGGGGTCGCGCTGCTGGAGGCGGTCGAACGGGAGGCCGCCGGCCTGGCCGCGCAGAGCCGCCGCCTGGTGGAGGCCCTGGCCGCCCGCGCGGGCCTGCGCGCCGCCGAATTCCGCTGCCTGTGCGCCCTCACCCGCCACGGCCCCCTGACCACCCGCCGCCTGGCCGCCCTGTCCGGCCTCACCAGCGCGGCGGCCGAACACGCCGTGGACCGGCTGGAACGGCACGGCTGCGCCGTGCGCGCCGGCGCCCCCGGCCACGTCCTGGTCCACCCCTGCCACCCCGCCTGCCGCGCCCGCGCCGAGCCCGCCCTGCGCGAACTGCGCGAGGCCTGGCACCCCCTCACCCGCCACGGGGCCGACGACCTGGCCCTGATCGCCGCCCTCCTGGCCGACGGCCGCAGGTTGTCCGGTCTGGTGAGTGTCATGCGCGCCCAGTCCCCCGCCTTTACAACGTAG
- a CDS encoding SchA/CurD-like domain-containing protein, with protein sequence MPYAALTFRVRPGHEDELAEVFTSGPALESPVITDEHGRETARLLGTGVFVKDDVLVRFIHYEGDFSGIARHLASQRHVHVIEDRIVPYLADARDTATADGFAAFFRAASMRCLTQSSADTQPART encoded by the coding sequence ATGCCCTACGCGGCGCTCACCTTCCGCGTCCGACCCGGACACGAGGACGAACTGGCCGAGGTCTTCACCAGCGGGCCCGCCCTGGAGTCGCCCGTCATCACCGACGAGCACGGCCGCGAGACCGCCCGCCTGCTCGGCACCGGCGTCTTCGTCAAGGACGACGTGCTGGTCCGCTTCATCCACTACGAGGGCGACTTCTCCGGCATCGCCCGCCACCTGGCCTCCCAGCGGCACGTCCACGTCATCGAGGACCGCATCGTGCCCTACCTCGCCGACGCCCGCGACACCGCCACCGCCGACGGCTTCGCCGCGTTCTTCCGCGCCGCCTCGATGCGCTGCCTCACCCAGTCCTCGGCCGACACCCAACCCGCCCGGACCTGA
- a CDS encoding antibiotic biosynthesis monooxygenase family protein produces the protein MNAKDSRTQQDERRDGRARAGATRARAGARPAGEDSVYRVMVKLRIHPGMERDFERTWREIAATISRQPANLGQSLAKSPDEDGVYYIVSDWENEERFREFEHSPEHAANRMRLDPFRDPAGTSMTPMLVASRLGAQPAPGRVRVALYLNEPESDRGSVENAYHQISTTLAGRPGLRGNELLRSLRDPRRYAVLSEWDDVPTYREWERSPEHLPTTSPLARYHDKGLGIFGSYEVVAAY, from the coding sequence ATGAACGCCAAGGACTCAAGGACCCAGCAGGACGAGCGGCGCGACGGCCGCGCCCGGGCCGGCGCGACCCGCGCCAGGGCCGGGGCACGCCCGGCGGGCGAGGACAGCGTGTACCGGGTCATGGTCAAGCTGCGCATCCACCCCGGCATGGAACGGGACTTCGAGCGGACCTGGCGCGAGATCGCCGCCACCATCTCCCGCCAGCCCGCCAACCTCGGCCAGTCGCTGGCCAAGAGCCCCGACGAGGACGGCGTCTACTACATCGTCAGCGACTGGGAGAACGAGGAGAGGTTCCGCGAGTTCGAGCACAGCCCCGAGCACGCCGCCAACCGCATGCGCCTGGACCCCTTCCGCGACCCCGCAGGCACCTCCATGACCCCGATGCTGGTCGCCTCCCGCCTGGGCGCCCAGCCCGCCCCCGGCCGCGTACGCGTCGCGCTGTACCTCAACGAGCCCGAATCCGACCGGGGCTCGGTCGAGAACGCCTACCACCAGATCAGCACCACCCTGGCCGGCCGCCCGGGCCTGCGCGGCAACGAACTGCTGCGCTCCCTGCGCGACCCGCGCCGCTACGCCGTGCTCAGCGAATGGGACGACGTGCCCACCTACCGCGAATGGGAGCGCAGCCCCGAGCACCTGCCCACCACCTCGCCGCTGGCCCGCTACCACGACAAGGGCCTGGGCATCTTCGGCTCCTACGAGGTCGTGGCCGCCTACTGA
- a CDS encoding SRPBCC family protein, which translates to MAGHTDNEIIISGPMNLVWNMTNDVESWPTLFSEYAATEILERRGPTVRFRLTMHPDAEGNQWSWVSERTPDPATRTVRAHRVEPGWFKYMNLFWEYTEVPDAVRMRWVQDFEMKPDAPLSDKQMTKRLNDNTVIQMNRIRQLVEEAAAASPARL; encoded by the coding sequence ATGGCAGGACACACCGACAACGAGATCATCATCTCCGGGCCGATGAACCTGGTCTGGAACATGACCAACGACGTGGAATCCTGGCCCACGCTGTTCAGCGAGTACGCCGCCACCGAGATCCTCGAACGCCGCGGCCCGACCGTCCGCTTCCGCCTCACCATGCACCCCGACGCCGAGGGCAACCAGTGGAGCTGGGTCTCAGAACGCACCCCCGACCCCGCCACCAGGACCGTGCGCGCCCACCGCGTCGAACCCGGCTGGTTCAAGTACATGAACCTGTTCTGGGAGTACACCGAGGTGCCCGACGCGGTGCGCATGCGCTGGGTCCAGGACTTCGAGATGAAACCCGACGCCCCGCTCAGCGACAAGCAGATGACCAAACGGCTCAACGACAACACCGTGATCCAGATGAACCGGATCCGCCAGCTCGTCGAAGAGGCCGCCGCCGCCTCCCCCGCCCGCCTCTGA
- a CDS encoding acyl carrier protein — protein sequence MPAFTLDDMRTIMGGCAGVPESIDLGDDIGEISFAELGYDSLAVLEMAARIQQRLGVRIPDDAVEEMRTPQAAVDYVNRRLAA from the coding sequence ATGCCCGCGTTCACCCTCGACGACATGAGGACCATCATGGGCGGCTGCGCCGGCGTCCCGGAGAGCATCGACCTCGGCGACGACATCGGCGAGATCTCCTTCGCCGAACTCGGCTACGACTCCCTGGCCGTGCTGGAGATGGCCGCCCGCATCCAGCAGCGGCTCGGCGTCCGCATCCCCGACGACGCCGTCGAGGAGATGCGCACCCCGCAGGCGGCCGTCGACTACGTCAACCGCCGCCTCGCGGCCTGA
- a CDS encoding ketosynthase chain-length factor — MTDTSPRRARRRDTRPVFTGIGVAAPNGLGTAAYWAATLDGKSGLGRITRFDAEHYPVRVAGEVSEFDDTEHVPSRLAVQTDHWSHLGLTAADWALRDAGLDPSALPEYEMAVVTASSSGGTEFGQREIEKLWSQGPGYVGVYQSIAWFYAATTGQISIRYGMRGPCGVICAEQAGGLDVLAQGRRLLRQQARVVVTGGTDASLCPYGLVAQISTGLLSTRDDPERAYLPFDADACGYVPGEGGAMLIMEDAATARERGARPYGALAGHGATFDPRPGPGHPPVSNLRRAITLALQDAGVEPGEVDVVFADALGVPERDRLEAQAISAVFGPHGVPVTAPKTMTGRLYAGGAPLDVATALLAVRDGVIPPTVGVRAAAPSYELDLVRSTARDGPVRNALVLATGHGGFNAALLLTAPDPS, encoded by the coding sequence ATGACTGACACCTCCCCGCGGCGCGCCCGCCGCCGCGACACGCGGCCGGTGTTCACCGGCATCGGCGTCGCCGCGCCCAACGGCCTCGGCACCGCCGCCTACTGGGCCGCCACGCTGGACGGCAAGAGCGGCCTCGGCCGCATCACCCGCTTCGACGCCGAGCACTACCCGGTCCGCGTGGCCGGCGAGGTCTCGGAGTTCGACGACACCGAGCACGTCCCGAGCCGCCTGGCCGTCCAGACCGACCACTGGAGCCACCTGGGCCTGACCGCCGCCGACTGGGCGCTGCGCGACGCCGGCCTGGACCCCTCCGCCCTGCCGGAGTACGAGATGGCCGTGGTCACCGCCAGCTCCTCGGGCGGCACCGAGTTCGGCCAGCGCGAGATCGAGAAACTGTGGTCCCAAGGACCCGGATACGTCGGCGTCTACCAGTCCATCGCCTGGTTCTACGCCGCCACCACCGGCCAGATCTCCATCCGGTACGGCATGCGCGGCCCCTGCGGCGTGATCTGCGCCGAACAGGCCGGCGGCCTGGACGTGCTCGCCCAGGGCAGGCGCCTGCTGCGCCAGCAGGCCCGCGTCGTGGTCACCGGCGGCACCGACGCCTCCCTGTGCCCCTACGGGCTGGTCGCCCAGATCTCCACCGGCCTGCTCAGCACCCGCGACGACCCCGAACGCGCCTACCTGCCCTTCGACGCCGACGCCTGCGGCTACGTGCCCGGCGAGGGCGGCGCGATGCTCATCATGGAGGACGCCGCCACCGCGCGCGAGCGCGGCGCGCGCCCCTACGGCGCGCTGGCGGGCCACGGCGCCACCTTCGACCCGCGCCCCGGGCCCGGCCACCCGCCCGTCTCCAACCTGCGCCGCGCGATCACCCTGGCCCTGCAGGACGCCGGGGTCGAACCCGGCGAGGTGGACGTCGTCTTCGCCGACGCCCTCGGCGTCCCCGAACGCGACCGGCTGGAGGCCCAGGCCATCTCCGCGGTCTTCGGCCCGCACGGCGTGCCGGTGACCGCCCCCAAGACCATGACCGGACGCCTGTACGCCGGCGGGGCCCCGCTGGACGTGGCCACCGCGCTGCTGGCCGTCCGCGACGGCGTCATCCCGCCCACCGTCGGCGTGCGCGCCGCCGCGCCGTCCTACGAGCTGGACCTGGTGCGCAGCACGGCCCGCGACGGCCCGGTCCGCAACGCCCTGGTGCTGGCCACCGGGCACGGCGGCTTCAACGCGGCGCTGCTGCTCACCGCCCCCGACCCGTCCTGA
- a CDS encoding beta-ketoacyl-[acyl-carrier-protein] synthase family protein: MNQPGATTARRRTRARPATRRPRRPVRDRRVVITGIGVTAPGGIGTRAFWDLLTSGRTATRAITLFDATGFRSRIAAECDFDPAACGLSPQEIRRMDRAAQLGVVSAREALADSGLTCQDVPPERLGATVGSAVGCTMGLEEEYVVLSDGGRRWLVDPAYGVPQLYGYMVPSTIATEVAWAGGAEGPVALISTGCTAGLDSVGHGYQLVKEGSADAVLAGAADAPISPITVACFDAIKATTPDNDRPATASRPFDRDRNGFVLGEGAAMFVLEERTAALRRGANVYAEIVGFAGRSNAYHMTGLKPDGREMAEAIRTAMRQARLRPDQVDYINAHGSGTRQNDRHETAAFKDALGERAYQVPVSSIKSMIGHSLGAIGSIEVAACALAITHHVVPPTANLRTADPECDLDYVPLTAREHKVEVVLSVGSGFGGFQTAMLLARHRDGLAGTRGGPDD, encoded by the coding sequence GTGAACCAGCCCGGCGCCACCACCGCCCGGCGCCGCACCCGCGCCCGGCCCGCGACGCGGCGGCCGCGCCGCCCGGTCCGGGACCGCCGGGTCGTCATCACCGGGATCGGCGTCACCGCGCCCGGCGGCATCGGCACCCGCGCGTTCTGGGACCTGCTCACCTCCGGGCGCACCGCCACCCGCGCCATCACCCTGTTCGACGCCACCGGGTTCCGCTCCCGCATCGCCGCCGAGTGCGACTTCGACCCCGCCGCCTGCGGCCTGTCGCCGCAGGAGATCCGCCGCATGGACCGCGCCGCCCAGCTCGGCGTGGTCAGCGCACGCGAGGCCCTGGCCGACAGCGGCCTGACCTGCCAGGACGTGCCGCCCGAACGGCTCGGCGCGACCGTCGGCAGCGCCGTCGGCTGCACCATGGGCCTGGAGGAGGAGTACGTCGTCCTCAGCGACGGCGGCCGCCGATGGCTGGTCGACCCCGCCTACGGGGTCCCCCAGCTGTACGGCTACATGGTCCCCAGCACCATCGCCACCGAGGTCGCCTGGGCCGGGGGCGCCGAAGGCCCGGTCGCGCTGATCTCCACCGGCTGCACCGCCGGCCTGGACTCGGTCGGCCACGGCTACCAGCTCGTCAAGGAGGGCAGCGCCGACGCCGTGCTGGCCGGAGCCGCCGACGCGCCGATCTCGCCCATCACCGTGGCCTGCTTCGACGCCATCAAGGCCACCACGCCCGACAACGACCGGCCCGCCACCGCCTCGCGCCCCTTCGACCGGGACCGCAACGGCTTCGTCCTCGGCGAGGGCGCCGCCATGTTCGTCCTGGAGGAGCGCACCGCGGCCCTGCGGCGCGGCGCCAACGTCTACGCCGAGATCGTCGGGTTCGCCGGCCGCAGCAACGCCTACCACATGACCGGCCTCAAACCCGACGGCCGCGAGATGGCCGAGGCGATCCGCACCGCCATGCGCCAGGCACGGCTGCGCCCCGACCAGGTCGACTACATCAACGCCCACGGCTCGGGGACCCGCCAGAACGACCGCCACGAGACCGCCGCGTTCAAGGACGCGCTCGGCGAACGGGCCTACCAGGTGCCGGTCAGCTCGATCAAATCCATGATCGGGCACTCGCTCGGCGCGATCGGCTCCATCGAGGTGGCCGCCTGCGCGCTGGCCATCACCCACCACGTCGTCCCGCCCACCGCCAACCTGCGCACCGCCGACCCCGAGTGCGACCTGGACTACGTGCCGCTCACCGCGCGCGAGCACAAGGTCGAGGTGGTGCTCAGCGTGGGCAGCGGATTCGGCGGATTCCAGACCGCGATGCTGCTGGCCCGCCACCGCGACGGGCTCGCCGGCACGAGAGGCGGCCCCGATGACTGA
- a CDS encoding cupin domain-containing protein — MTDIRLTKVAADQVAPNRRRGGDIRVMLSPKTAGATSGFMGVAHLRPGEHFIEHYHPYSEEFLYLVHGRVSVLIERDQLIVLSPGEGLMVPKGARHRVANDGAEDASLVFHLSPLAPRPELGHVDTEDNPHTGAHPEVGTAHPTGPGAPAPVQAAGEAPAGSRR, encoded by the coding sequence GTGACTGACATCCGCCTCACCAAGGTCGCCGCCGACCAGGTCGCGCCCAACCGCCGCCGCGGCGGCGACATCCGGGTCATGCTCTCCCCCAAGACCGCCGGGGCCACCTCCGGCTTCATGGGCGTGGCCCACCTGCGCCCCGGCGAGCACTTCATCGAGCACTACCACCCCTACTCCGAGGAGTTCCTGTACCTGGTGCACGGCAGGGTGTCGGTCCTCATCGAACGCGACCAACTGATCGTGCTGTCACCCGGCGAGGGCCTGATGGTGCCCAAGGGCGCGCGGCACCGGGTCGCCAACGACGGCGCCGAGGACGCGAGCCTGGTGTTCCACCTGTCGCCGCTGGCCCCGCGCCCCGAACTCGGCCACGTGGACACCGAGGACAACCCCCACACCGGCGCCCACCCCGAGGTGGGGACCGCGCACCCGACCGGCCCCGGCGCGCCGGCCCCGGTACAGGCGGCGGGCGAGGCCCCGGCAGGGAGCCGGCGGTGA
- a CDS encoding TcmI family type II polyketide cyclase: MHRTLIVARMEPSETEAVAKIFADSDSSDLPHLIGVSRRTLFRFHELYFHLVEADQDITPNLYKARSHPLYGEINQRLSEHIRPYDPGWREPKDAMAEPFYTWEAERRD; this comes from the coding sequence GTGCATCGGACGCTAATCGTGGCACGGATGGAGCCCTCCGAGACGGAGGCGGTCGCCAAGATCTTCGCCGACTCGGACTCCAGCGACCTGCCCCACCTGATCGGGGTCTCCCGGCGCACGCTCTTCCGCTTCCACGAGCTCTACTTCCACCTCGTCGAAGCCGACCAGGACATCACCCCCAACCTGTACAAGGCGCGCAGCCACCCGCTGTACGGGGAGATCAACCAGCGGCTGAGCGAGCACATCCGGCCCTACGACCCCGGCTGGCGCGAGCCCAAGGACGCCATGGCCGAGCCGTTCTACACCTGGGAGGCCGAGCGCCGTGACTGA
- a CDS encoding AfsR/SARP family transcriptional regulator has product MEFRVLGSLQVLDDGADLTPSAAKVRAVLAMLVLRHNQIVSTRELIDELWGERPPATALPTLHTYVYKLRKMLGAGGPASVVTQPYGYLLATTPETIDVFRFDRLVAEGWNGLERGDPRHATDTLSQALALWRGPALANLAAGELLSAQITRLEESRLRALQLRLSADLRLGRHRELISELKELIATYPLNEDFYAKLMTALYQVGRRGEALEVFQNLRQVLVGQLGLEPSPALCRLQQRLLSADPGLDQPGLDQPGLMDRPPSAEAPAPPPARPAEVKPAQLPPDIGDFVGRGPVVERIAAALAEAGTAVRVICVGGMPGAGKTALAVHAAHRVRAAFPSGQLFAGLGGAVPAEPGEVLAGFLRAAGVAPGDVPADRDERSKLFRSWCSDRQVLIVLDDAAGAAQIQPLLPGSPGCAVIVTSRFGLHGFAGACVVELDALTQEEGLELLGKIVGPARLSAERHAAERIVRLCGRLPLALRCAGARLAAGQGLTLGGFADRLEDPRTRLADLSVADLDVRTAFRGTYDRLGGPERSLFRLLGLLQTPGITTRQTSALLGCEPDHAERLLARLADCRLLSARPGQGEVRYGVHELVRLYARECLERELDAFGAPEGERAVSEPARAGQGPGTAEEASGGSARAAAVPGTRAAEPAGGQPAERPREHAERTGPVLVPRAPCGNGAPAHVLGP; this is encoded by the coding sequence ATGGAATTCCGGGTGCTGGGTTCGCTGCAAGTCCTCGACGACGGCGCCGATCTGACGCCGAGCGCGGCCAAGGTGCGCGCGGTGCTGGCGATGCTGGTCCTGCGGCACAACCAGATCGTGTCCACCCGTGAGCTCATCGACGAGCTGTGGGGCGAGCGTCCCCCCGCGACCGCGCTGCCCACCCTGCACACCTACGTCTACAAGCTGCGCAAGATGCTCGGCGCCGGCGGCCCGGCCTCGGTGGTCACCCAGCCCTACGGCTACCTGCTGGCCACCACGCCCGAGACCATCGACGTGTTCCGCTTCGACCGGCTGGTGGCCGAGGGGTGGAACGGCCTGGAGCGGGGCGACCCCCGGCACGCCACCGACACCCTCTCCCAGGCGCTGGCGCTGTGGCGGGGGCCGGCGCTGGCCAACCTGGCCGCGGGCGAGCTGCTGTCGGCGCAGATCACCCGCCTGGAGGAGAGCAGGCTGCGGGCCCTGCAACTGCGCCTGTCGGCCGATCTGCGCCTGGGCAGGCACCGGGAGCTGATCAGCGAGCTGAAGGAGCTGATCGCGACCTACCCCCTCAACGAGGACTTCTACGCCAAGCTCATGACCGCGCTCTACCAGGTGGGACGGCGCGGCGAGGCCCTTGAGGTGTTCCAGAACCTGCGGCAGGTGCTGGTCGGGCAGCTCGGCCTGGAGCCCTCCCCCGCGCTGTGCCGGCTGCAGCAGCGCCTGCTGTCGGCCGATCCCGGCCTTGATCAGCCGGGGCTGGACCAGCCGGGCCTGATGGACCGGCCGCCCTCCGCCGAGGCGCCCGCGCCGCCGCCCGCGCGTCCCGCGGAGGTGAAACCGGCGCAGCTTCCTCCTGACATCGGCGACTTCGTGGGGCGTGGCCCGGTGGTGGAGCGGATCGCGGCGGCGCTGGCCGAGGCGGGGACGGCGGTGCGGGTCATCTGCGTCGGCGGCATGCCGGGGGCGGGCAAGACGGCGCTGGCCGTGCACGCCGCCCACCGGGTGCGCGCCGCCTTCCCCTCCGGCCAGTTGTTCGCCGGGCTCGGCGGGGCCGTCCCGGCCGAGCCCGGGGAGGTGCTGGCGGGATTCCTGCGGGCGGCGGGGGTGGCGCCGGGGGACGTGCCCGCCGACCGGGACGAGCGCAGCAAGCTGTTTCGCAGCTGGTGCAGCGACCGGCAGGTGCTGATCGTGCTGGACGACGCCGCCGGGGCCGCGCAGATCCAGCCGCTGCTGCCCGGTTCGCCGGGGTGCGCGGTGATCGTGACCAGCCGGTTCGGCCTGCACGGGTTCGCCGGGGCGTGCGTGGTGGAGCTGGACGCGCTCACCCAGGAGGAGGGCCTGGAGCTGCTCGGCAAGATCGTGGGGCCGGCGCGGCTGAGCGCCGAGCGGCACGCGGCCGAGCGGATCGTGCGATTGTGCGGGCGGCTGCCGCTCGCGCTGCGCTGCGCGGGGGCGCGGCTGGCCGCCGGGCAGGGCCTGACGCTGGGGGGGTTCGCCGACCGTCTTGAGGATCCCCGCACGCGGCTGGCCGATCTGTCGGTGGCCGACCTGGACGTGCGCACCGCCTTCCGCGGCACCTACGACCGGCTCGGCGGCCCCGAACGCAGCCTGTTCCGCCTGCTCGGCCTGCTGCAGACGCCCGGCATCACCACGCGGCAGACCAGCGCGCTGCTGGGCTGCGAGCCCGACCACGCCGAGCGGCTGCTGGCCCGGCTGGCCGACTGCCGCCTGCTGTCGGCCCGGCCGGGGCAGGGCGAGGTGCGCTACGGCGTCCACGAGCTGGTGCGGCTGTACGCGCGCGAGTGCCTGGAGCGTGAGCTGGACGCCTTCGGCGCCCCCGAGGGCGAGCGTGCCGTCTCCGAGCCCGCGCGGGCCGGGCAGGGGCCGGGCACCGCGGAGGAAGCTTCGGGCGGATCGGCGCGGGCCGCGGCCGTCCCCGGCACCCGCGCCGCCGAGCCGGCCGGCGGGCAGCCCGCCGAACGCCCCCGCGAGCACGCCGAGCGGACCGGGCCGGTCCTGGTGCCGCGCGCCCCGTGCGGCAACGGCGCCCCCGCCCACGTCCTCGGCCCGTGA